TGGCGAAGTCGTGACGAGCGGGGAAGCCCAAGCTATCCCCGCGCAACGGCCAGTAACTGCATAAATAAGTAATCGCATCGGCTCAATGACCGTTATCAAATGTGACTATCAAAATCTGAATAATTAAGATTTTGATAGTCGGTATCGAGACTGGTTATTGGGCCGACGTTGTTGCGCTAAAAAGGCATTTGGACAAAATCCAAATGCCTTTTTTTATCTAAGCGTTAATTATTTACCAGGGAAAGCGGCTGGTCGTTTTTCAAGAAAGGCGGTCATGCCCTCCGTCTGATCAGCGGTTGCAAAGGTCTGTGCCCACATCTGGGTTTCGAAATCAATGGCAGTGTCTAATGGTAAATCAGCTGCCCGGTCAATCACGTATTTAGCCATACCAACCGCAATGAGGCCGTTCTTCATGACTGTTTGCGCAATTTTATCAACTTTAGCCATCAATTCATCAGGTGTGGCAATTTCTTCAGCAATACCAATCCGATAAGCTTCTTGTGCATCAACCATCGTACCCATGGCAATCATTTCTTTAGCCTTACCGCGGCCGACTAAGCGAGTTAAACGTTGGGTCCCACCAAAGCCAGGTACGATACCTAAAGTAACTTCTGGTTGGCCGAATTTTGCCCGGTCTGAAACAACGCGAATATCGCAAGAAGCAGCGAGTTCTAACCCACCGCCTAGGCAATAGCCGTTGACGGCAGCAATCGTTAATTGAGACAGATTTTCAATGCGGCCAAATGTGGCATGTGCTGTTTTCGAAAGTTCAGCAGCTGCTAATGAATTCATATCGTGCATTTCGGCAATATCAGCACCAGCTACGAAAGCTTTGGGACCAGCCCCGGTAATAATGACAACCTTAATGGTATCAGCATTGGCTTTAATGACATCTAAGGCGGCACCAATATCAGTTAAGGTTGCAGTGTTCAAGGCATTCATTGATTTAGGACGATTGATAGTCAAGGTAGCGATGCCAGCCTGAACGTCTAGTAAGATATTTTCGTAAGTGTTGAGTTTTAACATGTTAATAACTTCCTTTCACAAATTCAGAGGTTACCAACGAGTACTTTCACGCTTAATCATAACGAGTATTTCAAAAATTGCAACTCACTAGTGAATTTATAACAAATGATCAAGTTTGACGAATCCCAGCAAAATAAGGTTTTATCAGTTTTAAAAATCACGGAAACGAAAAAATAATTGTTAATATTGTGAATAAAAGAACTAATGGATGACCAGAAAGCGTTGTGACGCCTAACTATAACATATGGTTATGCTGGTTATGAAAAAATATCAGTGTTTACTTGCTTAAATGACTCCGGTATAGTTCGACGTGTTTAAAGCAATCGTCAATTTGAAGGAGGTTTTTATAATGAGTGGCAATTGGCCAGCGAGTTATGCGGCGGAGTTTTTTGGGACTTTAATTTTAGTTTTGTTTGGGAATGGGGCGGTAGCAAATTCATTTTTACCAGCCACAACGGGGAATGGTAAGTTGGGTCAAAGTAATGGTGGTTGGTTGTTTATTGCGATTGGGTATGGTTTGGGCGTCATGCTACCAGCGATGATGTTTGGTTCGATTTCTGGTAATCATTTAAATCCGGCGATTACAATTGCAGAAGCCTGCGCCGGAATTTTTCCGTGGCCCCAGGTGCTGCCTTATCTAAGTTACCAATTTTTAGGTGCCGTGGCAGGCCAACTGCTGGTGTTAGCGATTTATTGGCCACATTATCGGCAAAGTCATGATGCGGCTGCAATTTTAGGGACATTTTCAACGGGGGATGCGACGCAAAGCAACTTTAATGGCTTTGTCACGGAATTGATTGGCACCGCGGTTTTAGTCTTTGGGGCGATGGGCTTATATCGTGGCATGTTCTTCCATCAAAATATCGATATTGCTAATATTGGGGTTGGATGTTTGATTGCAACTTTAGTAATCTCCGTGGGGGGACCAACCGGACCGGCCTTAAATCCCGCTCGAGATTTAGGTCCTCGGATTGTCCATGCGCTGTTGCCGGTTCCTAATAAGGGAAGCTCACATTGGGGCTATAGCTGGGTACCAGTTCTAGCATCAATTGTCGGTGCAGTTATTGGAATCTTTCTATATAAAGGATTTTTCGGCTTATAATGACTGTCTGGATGATTAGCACATGGGATGAAGGTTTTGTAGTTTGCAAGTATTAACATAAAATCGGTAGTCATTCTGGCTTTAGGAATGGCTGCCGATTTTTGGATTAAACGGCACAGATTGACTTTTAGAATCTTGAAGCAACTCGTTTATTTTTGTTGATAAGAATCAAAAAAAGATTGTGAAAAAATATCAAGCAATCGCCGGTTCAACGGTCATATAACTTGTAGTTATATGAGTGATAAAAAAATGATAGTGGTGAATGCCGTAGAAAGGGCTTACATTGTGGATGGAGATAATTAGTTGTCCCGGCCGCAAGTTGATGACTAATGTGAATAGCTTAATTATCTAACATAAAAAATTCAATAGTCGCTGGCATCAGTGCTTAACAGTTTCGGTTCCCGTTGTTGACCAACGAGTACTTTCGCTGAAACTTGCTTGAGCTAATTCTTACCCGACTAATTGTTAAACTAATAAAGGTGGTTTTTATAATGTCAGAAGCAACGACAATGGTTCAATTAACCGAAAAATTAAAAGGTAACGTGGCGCGTTCAGTTAATCCAGAAGGCTGTCGTCAAGAAATCCTGAATCAAATTGCGTATGTCCAAGGTAAAGGTCACTATGCTGGAGCGAAAAAAGCCTTAATCGTTGGTGGTTCTTCCAGTTATGGCTTGGCTAGTCGGATTACGACAGCATTTGGTCAAGGTGCCGATACCATTAGTATTTCTTACGAACGGGCACCACGTGATGAGAAGATGCTCGGTACAGCGGGCTGGTATAATAATGTTTATTTCCGAGAAGCGGCAGAAAAAGCGGGCCTCATTGGTAAAAACTTTAACGGCGACTGTTTCACGCAGGCGATGAAAGACCAAGTGATTGCGTACATTAAAGCCGAATTTGGCGGTAAAATTGATTTATTAGTTTATTCAGTTGCAGCACCAAAACGGACTAATCCAGCTAATCCGGATGAAACTTGGCGTTCAGTTATTAAATCGGTTGGCGAACCGGTAACTGGTCAAAACATTAACATGGAAGAAAATAAATTATTTGATCAAACCGTTGAACCAGCAACTCCTGAAGAAGTTGAAGCGACTAAGCATGTGATGGGTGGCGAAGACTGGGAGATTTGGGTTAACGAATTGAAAGCGGCAGGGGTGTTAGCTGAAGGCTTTAAGACCATCTTGTATTCATATATTGGCCCTAAGAGTACCTACGCATTCTATCATGAAGGCACTTTAGGCGCTGCGAAAGATGCTGCGGAAGCGTCATCACACAAAATTCAAAAGACCTTGAATGATTTAAACGGCGAAGCCTTGATTTCAGTCTCACGGGCGGTTACGACGAAAGCCTCCGTTGTTATTCCGATTTTTCCACTGTATTGCATTGCGCTATACAAGGTTGAAGAAACAACTGGGACACATGAAACACCAATTATGCATAAAGATCGGTTATTCCGCGACATGGTTTATGGCGATTTAAGAGAAGTTGACGATCAAGGTCGTTTACGGCCAGATGCTTGGGAACAACGCGCCGATATTCAAGCCAAGGTTGCTGAACTCATGACGAAGATTACACCGGAAAACTTTAATTCTGACTTAACTGGTTATGCTGAATTCCGGCGTGAATTCTTACAATTGAACGGTTTCGAAGTTCCTGGGGCAGATATTAAGGCCGTTGATTTGGAAGCTTTGAAGAAATTAGAACCATAATATAACGACCCGTTGCGTTAATCGATGGTTGTTTAATCTTGAAAATGAGGTGTTAGAAATGTCAGTGCAATTTATTAATAGCGATGCAGCAGCCCAATTAATTCCCGACGATGCAACCATCGCTTTAGAAGGCTTCTTAGGGTCCGACGTTGCGGAAGAAATCTTACGGAGTATTCGGAAACGGTTTGATACCGAGGGTCATCCGGCTCAATTAGCCATTTGGCATGCTTCTGGAATTGGTGATGGTGCCAATAAAGGGACCAATAACTTGGCAGTCAAAGGGTTACTACGCCGAATCGTTGGTGGTCACTGGGGGTTAGCGCCACAATTG
This region of Lactobacillus sp. CBA3605 genomic DNA includes:
- the fabV gene encoding enoyl-ACP reductase FabV — translated: MSEATTMVQLTEKLKGNVARSVNPEGCRQEILNQIAYVQGKGHYAGAKKALIVGGSSSYGLASRITTAFGQGADTISISYERAPRDEKMLGTAGWYNNVYFREAAEKAGLIGKNFNGDCFTQAMKDQVIAYIKAEFGGKIDLLVYSVAAPKRTNPANPDETWRSVIKSVGEPVTGQNINMEENKLFDQTVEPATPEEVEATKHVMGGEDWEIWVNELKAAGVLAEGFKTILYSYIGPKSTYAFYHEGTLGAAKDAAEASSHKIQKTLNDLNGEALISVSRAVTTKASVVIPIFPLYCIALYKVEETTGTHETPIMHKDRLFRDMVYGDLREVDDQGRLRPDAWEQRADIQAKVAELMTKITPENFNSDLTGYAEFRREFLQLNGFEVPGADIKAVDLEALKKLEP
- a CDS encoding enoyl-CoA hydratase-related protein, which encodes MLKLNTYENILLDVQAGIATLTINRPKSMNALNTATLTDIGAALDVIKANADTIKVVIITGAGPKAFVAGADIAEMHDMNSLAAAELSKTAHATFGRIENLSQLTIAAVNGYCLGGGLELAASCDIRVVSDRAKFGQPEVTLGIVPGFGGTQRLTRLVGRGKAKEMIAMGTMVDAQEAYRIGIAEEIATPDELMAKVDKIAQTVMKNGLIAVGMAKYVIDRAADLPLDTAIDFETQMWAQTFATADQTEGMTAFLEKRPAAFPGK
- a CDS encoding MIP/aquaporin family protein, yielding MSGNWPASYAAEFFGTLILVLFGNGAVANSFLPATTGNGKLGQSNGGWLFIAIGYGLGVMLPAMMFGSISGNHLNPAITIAEACAGIFPWPQVLPYLSYQFLGAVAGQLLVLAIYWPHYRQSHDAAAILGTFSTGDATQSNFNGFVTELIGTAVLVFGAMGLYRGMFFHQNIDIANIGVGCLIATLVISVGGPTGPALNPARDLGPRIVHALLPVPNKGSSHWGYSWVPVLASIVGAVIGIFLYKGFFGL